A genomic stretch from Phycisphaerae bacterium includes:
- a CDS encoding APC family permease, with protein sequence MGRRLIGRPRDLADRSLFHRLSLIPFLAWVGLGADGLSSSCYGPEEAFKTLGGHTYLALGLAVVMASTVIIIAIAYSRVIEHFPHGGGGYVVASKLLGQRAGLVSGSALIVDYVLTITISIAAAGDALFSFLPTHWHVWKLPSEVVLIVWLIVLNFRGVKESVLILSPIFMLFVVTHVVLIAGGVIAHAPQLPETFHAAGSGFAGGWTTLGMGGMLLLFLHAYSLGGGTYTGIEAVSNGLAIMRDPKVQTGKRTMFYMAASLAFTASGLLLCYLLWGVTAVEGKTMNAVLAEKFVGVVPLGSTFVILTMLAEGAILVVAAQAGFVDGPRVLANMANDSWVPRRFAALSDRLTTQNGILLMGLTALAALFYTHGDVRQIVVMYSINVFITFSMTETSMCHLYFGERRKNRLWKRKISIHIIGLTMCLTILMVTIYEKFLEGGWITLLVTGAFIATCFMIRRHYASVQSHLTRLDSDLGPIEKIPAPAGVIDRQPDPANPTAVILVGSYGGIGVHTVLHVIRSFPHQFKNFIFVSVGVIDSGAFKGGEEIDALRSGTEAALKKYVELAQRLGFAADFRCSVGTEVVSEAEELCLAIGREFSRCVFFSGQLIFQRDRWYQRLLHNQTAFTIQRRLQWHDKTMVILPVRVRQ encoded by the coding sequence ATGGGCCGTCGCCTTATCGGGCGACCGCGCGATCTCGCGGATCGTTCCCTCTTTCACCGACTCTCGCTGATTCCATTCCTGGCGTGGGTCGGCCTCGGCGCGGACGGACTGTCGTCCTCGTGTTACGGGCCGGAAGAGGCGTTCAAGACATTGGGCGGACACACCTATCTCGCCCTTGGTCTGGCCGTTGTGATGGCCTCCACCGTCATCATCATCGCCATTGCCTACAGCCGCGTCATCGAGCATTTTCCTCATGGAGGCGGCGGATACGTCGTCGCCTCCAAGCTCCTTGGCCAACGGGCCGGTCTCGTTTCCGGCAGCGCTTTGATCGTGGACTATGTGCTGACGATCACGATTTCCATCGCCGCTGCGGGCGATGCGCTGTTCAGCTTTTTGCCCACGCACTGGCACGTTTGGAAGCTGCCCTCCGAAGTCGTCCTTATCGTCTGGCTCATCGTGCTGAATTTTCGCGGTGTGAAGGAATCCGTGTTGATACTCAGTCCCATTTTTATGCTCTTTGTGGTAACTCATGTTGTCCTGATCGCAGGCGGCGTGATCGCGCATGCGCCACAACTGCCGGAAACTTTTCATGCGGCCGGGAGCGGATTTGCCGGCGGATGGACCACCCTGGGTATGGGGGGGATGCTGCTGCTATTCCTGCACGCATATTCCCTGGGCGGGGGCACCTATACGGGCATCGAGGCCGTCTCCAACGGCCTGGCCATCATGCGCGATCCAAAGGTGCAGACCGGCAAGCGAACCATGTTTTACATGGCCGCGTCGCTGGCATTTACGGCGTCGGGTCTCTTGCTTTGTTATTTGCTTTGGGGGGTTACGGCGGTCGAGGGAAAGACCATGAATGCGGTGCTCGCCGAGAAATTCGTCGGCGTCGTGCCGCTGGGGTCGACGTTTGTCATCCTGACGATGCTCGCCGAGGGCGCGATCCTCGTCGTCGCGGCGCAGGCCGGATTCGTGGACGGCCCACGGGTTCTGGCGAACATGGCCAACGACTCGTGGGTACCCCGTCGTTTTGCGGCGTTGTCGGACCGACTCACCACGCAAAACGGAATTCTGTTGATGGGGCTCACCGCTCTCGCTGCGCTCTTTTACACACACGGTGACGTTCGCCAGATCGTTGTCATGTACAGTATCAATGTGTTCATCACTTTTTCGATGACTGAGACCTCCATGTGCCACCTTTACTTTGGGGAACGCCGAAAAAACCGGCTTTGGAAGCGGAAGATTTCCATTCACATCATTGGGCTGACGATGTGCCTGACGATTCTCATGGTGACGATTTACGAGAAGTTTCTCGAAGGAGGATGGATTACGTTGCTTGTCACCGGCGCATTCATCGCGACGTGTTTCATGATCCGTCGACACTATGCCAGCGTGCAATCGCACTTGACACGGCTGGATAGCGACCTGGGGCCGATCGAAAAAATACCGGCGCCGGCAGGGGTGATCGACCGTCAACCGGACCCCGCGAACCCTACGGCCGTTATTCTGGTGGGCTCGTATGGCGGCATCGGCGTGCATACGGTGCTCCACGTGATTCGCTCCTTTCCGCATCAGTTCAAGAACTTTATCTTTGTATCGGTGGGAGTTATCGATTCCGGCGCGTTCAAGGGAGGAGAGGAGATTGATGCCCTGAGGTCCGGTACCGAAGCCGCGCTCAAGAAATATGTCGAACTGGCGCAGCGCCTGGGTTTCGCGGCGGATTTCCGGTGTTCCGTCGGCACGGAAGTCGTCAGTGAGGCTGAGGAACTCTGTCTGGCGATCGGCAGGGAATTTTCGCGATGCGTCTTTTTTTCCGGCCAACTTATTTTCCAGCGGGATCGCTGGTATCAGCGACTATTGCACAACCAGACGGCGTTCACGATTCAGCGGCGGTTACAGTGGCACGACAAGACGATGGTGATTCTGCCCGTACGTGTGAGGCAATGA